The following proteins are encoded in a genomic region of Gossypium hirsutum isolate 1008001.06 chromosome D05, Gossypium_hirsutum_v2.1, whole genome shotgun sequence:
- the LOC107914081 gene encoding 50S ribosomal protein L13: MAAQAAATTFNGNLKKALAGLRRINLEGLRWRVFDAKGQVLGRLASQISTVIQGKDKPTYAPNRDDGDMCIVINAKDVCVTGRKLTDKVYYWHTGYVGHLKERSLKDQMAKDPTEVIRKAVLRMLPRNKLRDDRDRKLRIFADSEHPFGDRPLEPYMMPPRKVREMRPRVRRALIRAQKKAEEQEQGGSQRKGRKREAKTEVAA; this comes from the exons AAAGCACTTGCTGGTCTGAGGCGAATTAATCTGGAAGGTCTAAGATGGAGAGTTTTCGATGCTAAAGGCCAG GTTCTCGGAAGATTAGCATCTCAAATTTCTACTGTTATCCAAGGAAAGGACAAGCCTACTTACGCTCCTAATCGTGATGATGGGGATATGTGCATTGTGATCAATGCCAAGGATGTATGTGTTACAGGGAGAAAACTTACAGACAAGGTTTATTACTGGCATACAGG CTATGTCGGCCACCTCAAAGAAAGAAGTTTAAAGGACCAGATGGCAAAGGATCCTACAGAAGTCATACGTAAAGCTGTTCTGCGTATGCTTCCTAGAAACAAACTGCGTGAT GATAGAGATCGAAAATTGAGGATATTTGCTGATAGTGAACACCCCTTTGGTGATAGGCCCCTTGAACCATACATGATGCCTCCCCGAAAAGTGCGAGAAATGAGGCCTCGTGTAAGAAGAGCTTTGATTCGAGCTCAAAAGAAGGCAGAGGAGCAAGAACAAGGTGGTAGCCAAAGAAAAGGCAGAAAGAGGGAAGCCAAAACAGAAGTGGCAGCATGA